A genomic stretch from Pseudomonas sp. MUP55 includes:
- the pyrC gene encoding dihydroorotase — MSDRLTLLRPDDWHIHLRDGAALPQTVADVARTFGRAIIMPNLVPPVRNAAEADAYRQRILAARPAGSRFEPLMVLYLTDRTQPEEIREAKASGYVHAAKLYPAGATTNSDSGVTSIDKILPAIEAMAEVGMPLLIHGEVTRGDVDVFDREKVFIDEHMRRVVELFPTLKVVFEHITTADAVQFVTEASANVGATITAHHLLYNRNHMLVGGIRPHFYCLPILKRNTHQVALLDAATSGNPKFFLGTDSAPHAQHAKEAACGCAGCYTAFAAIELYAEAFEQRNALDKLEGFASLNGPRFYGLPANTDRITLVREDWTAPASLPFGELTVIPLRAGETLRWRLLEERK; from the coding sequence ATGTCCGACCGCCTGACCCTGCTGCGTCCCGACGACTGGCATATTCATCTTCGCGATGGTGCTGCGTTGCCCCAAACCGTGGCCGATGTTGCGCGAACGTTTGGCCGCGCCATCATCATGCCTAACCTGGTACCACCGGTGCGTAACGCAGCCGAAGCCGATGCCTATCGCCAGCGAATCCTCGCTGCGCGCCCGGCCGGCAGTCGCTTCGAACCGTTGATGGTGCTCTACCTTACCGACCGCACCCAGCCCGAAGAAATCCGCGAGGCCAAGGCCAGCGGTTATGTCCACGCCGCCAAGCTGTACCCGGCGGGCGCGACCACCAACTCCGATTCCGGTGTGACCAGTATCGACAAGATCCTGCCGGCCATCGAAGCGATGGCCGAGGTCGGCATGCCGTTGTTGATCCACGGTGAAGTCACCCGTGGCGATGTCGACGTGTTCGACCGGGAGAAGGTCTTCATCGACGAGCACATGCGCCGGGTGGTCGAGCTGTTTCCGACCCTCAAGGTGGTGTTCGAACACATCACCACCGCAGATGCCGTGCAGTTCGTCACCGAGGCTTCGGCCAACGTCGGCGCGACCATCACCGCACACCACCTGTTGTACAACCGCAACCACATGCTGGTGGGCGGGATTCGGCCGCACTTTTACTGCTTGCCGATCCTCAAGCGCAACACCCATCAGGTGGCATTGCTGGACGCCGCCACCAGCGGCAACCCGAAGTTCTTCCTCGGTACCGACTCGGCGCCCCACGCGCAGCATGCCAAGGAAGCCGCCTGCGGTTGCGCGGGCTGCTACACCGCGTTTGCCGCCATCGAGCTGTACGCCGAAGCGTTCGAACAACGCAACGCCCTGGACAAACTCGAAGGCTTCGCCAGCCTCAATGGCCCGCGCTTCTATGGCCTGCCGGCGAATACCGACCGCATCACCCTGGTCCGTGAAGACTGGACCGCCCCTGCCAGCCTGCCCTTTGGCGAGTTGACCGTTATCCCGCTGCGCGCCGGTGAAACACTGCGCTGGCGCCTGCTGGAGGAAAGAAAGTGA
- the metG gene encoding methionine--tRNA ligase, giving the protein MSEPRKILVTSALPYANGSIHLGHMLEYIQTDMWVRFQKHRGNQCIYVCADDAHGSAIMLRAEKEGITPEQLIANVQAEHSADFAEFLVEFDNFHSTHSDENRELSSQIYLRLKEAGHIDQRSVTQYFDPEKKMFLADRFIKGTCPKCGTEDQYGDNCEKCGATYAPTDLKDPKSAISGATPVLKDSQHFFFKLPDFQQMLQTWTRSGTLQDAVANKLSEWLDSGLQQWDISRDAPYFGFEIPGEPGKYFYVWLDAPIGYMASFKNLCDRTPELDFDAFWGKDSTAELYHFIGKDIVNFHALFWPAMLEGSGYRKPTGIAVHGYLTVNGQKMSKSRGTFIKARTYLDHLSPEYLRYYYASKLGRGVDDLDLNLEDFVQKVNSDLVGKVVNIASRCAGFIHKGNAGVLVAENAAPELTDAFLAAAPSIADAYEARDFARAMREIMGLADRANAWIADKAPWSLNKQEGKEAEVQAICATGVNLFRQLVIFLKPVLPLLAADAEAFLNVAPLTWNDHATLLGNHQLNAFKPLMTRIDPVKVQAMTDASKEDLVASQTDTGATTPAADSELAKDPISAQIEFDAFAAVDLRVALIVKAEAVEGADKLLRLTLDLGGEQRNVFSGIKSAYPDPSKLDGRLTMMIANLKPRKMKFGISEGMVMAAGPGGEEIYLLSPDSGAKPGQRIK; this is encoded by the coding sequence ATGTCCGAGCCACGCAAGATCCTCGTCACCAGCGCCCTGCCCTATGCCAATGGTTCCATCCATCTTGGCCATATGCTTGAGTACATCCAGACCGATATGTGGGTGCGCTTCCAGAAGCATCGCGGCAACCAATGCATTTATGTCTGCGCGGACGACGCCCACGGTTCGGCCATCATGTTGCGCGCCGAAAAGGAAGGCATCACCCCGGAACAACTGATCGCCAATGTGCAGGCTGAACACAGCGCCGACTTTGCCGAGTTCCTGGTGGAGTTCGACAACTTCCATTCGACCCACTCCGACGAAAACCGTGAGCTGTCGAGCCAGATCTACCTGCGATTGAAAGAAGCCGGGCACATCGACCAGCGGTCGGTCACCCAATATTTCGACCCGGAAAAGAAAATGTTCCTGGCCGACCGCTTCATCAAGGGCACCTGCCCGAAATGCGGCACCGAAGACCAGTACGGCGACAACTGCGAAAAATGCGGCGCGACCTACGCACCGACTGACTTGAAGGATCCGAAGTCGGCCATCTCCGGCGCCACCCCGGTGCTCAAGGATTCCCAGCACTTCTTCTTCAAGCTTCCGGATTTCCAGCAGATGCTGCAAACCTGGACGCGCAGCGGCACTCTGCAGGACGCCGTGGCCAACAAGCTCTCCGAATGGCTCGACAGCGGCTTGCAGCAATGGGACATCTCCCGCGATGCGCCCTACTTCGGTTTCGAGATTCCAGGCGAGCCGGGCAAGTACTTCTATGTGTGGCTAGACGCGCCGATCGGCTACATGGCCAGCTTCAAGAACCTGTGCGACCGCACGCCGGAGCTGGACTTCGATGCGTTCTGGGGCAAGGACTCCACCGCCGAGCTGTACCACTTCATCGGCAAGGACATCGTCAACTTCCACGCGCTGTTCTGGCCGGCGATGCTTGAAGGTTCGGGCTACCGCAAGCCGACCGGCATTGCCGTGCACGGTTACCTCACCGTAAACGGGCAGAAGATGTCCAAGTCCCGCGGCACCTTTATCAAGGCGCGCACCTACCTGGACCACCTGTCGCCGGAATATCTGCGTTACTACTATGCGTCCAAGCTGGGCCGTGGCGTGGATGACCTCGACCTGAACCTGGAAGACTTCGTACAGAAGGTCAACTCGGACCTTGTCGGCAAGGTCGTCAATATCGCCAGCCGTTGTGCCGGGTTTATCCACAAGGGCAATGCGGGCGTGCTGGTCGCTGAAAACGCCGCCCCGGAACTGACCGATGCCTTCCTGGCGGCCGCACCGAGCATCGCTGACGCCTATGAAGCCCGTGACTTTGCTCGCGCGATGCGCGAAATCATGGGCCTGGCTGACCGTGCCAATGCCTGGATTGCCGACAAGGCGCCATGGTCGCTGAACAAACAGGAAGGCAAGGAAGCTGAGGTTCAGGCGATCTGCGCCACTGGCGTCAACCTGTTCCGTCAGTTGGTGATCTTCCTCAAGCCGGTGCTGCCGCTGCTGGCCGCCGACGCGGAGGCCTTCCTCAACGTCGCGCCACTGACCTGGAACGACCACGCCACGCTGCTCGGCAACCATCAGCTGAACGCGTTCAAGCCACTGATGACCCGCATCGACCCGGTGAAAGTCCAGGCCATGACCGACGCTTCGAAAGAAGACCTGGTCGCCAGCCAGACCGATACCGGTGCGACTACACCTGCCGCTGACAGCGAGTTGGCCAAGGACCCGATCTCTGCGCAAATCGAGTTCGACGCCTTTGCTGCGGTGGACCTGCGGGTTGCACTGATCGTCAAGGCCGAGGCAGTGGAAGGTGCCGACAAGCTGCTGCGCCTGACGCTCGATCTGGGCGGCGAGCAGCGCAACGTGTTCTCTGGCATCAAGAGCGCTTACCCGGACCCGTCCAAGCTCGATGGTCGCCTGACCATGATGATCGCCAACCTCAAGCCACGGAAAATGAAATTCGGCATTTCCGAAGGCATGGTGATGGCGGCGGGCCCAGGCGGCGAAGAAATCTACCTGCTGAGCCCTGACAGCGGCGCCAAGCCGGGTCAACGCATCAAGTAA
- the rsxB gene encoding electron transport complex subunit RsxB, whose translation MNLIQRIDALLPQTQCGKCGHPGCKPYAEGIANGEAINKCPPGGQETIAGLAQLLRVPVLALDSSRGDAPAQIAYIREAECIGCTKCIQACPVDAIIGAAKLMHTVIIDECTGCDLCVAPCPVDCIEMRPLADVLPIVGDLASSDTERRERGLKRDRARRRFEQRNARLQREEAVKLAERLARAKRIAPVAAAHTDALQAAQDAAIKQAKIRVAMSRAQLHKSLKAFGHPPTFEQQSQLIILQKQFEASEQALAALEGNSPPTPPTTQGPELKRAKIQLAMRRAELKKAQDQQADEQQLARLSAALNAAEQTLHDLAAK comes from the coding sequence ATGAACCTCATTCAACGTATCGACGCGCTGCTACCGCAGACTCAATGCGGCAAGTGCGGGCACCCGGGTTGCAAGCCTTACGCCGAAGGCATCGCCAACGGCGAGGCAATCAACAAGTGCCCACCCGGTGGCCAGGAAACCATCGCCGGGCTTGCGCAATTGCTGCGCGTGCCCGTGCTGGCCCTGGATAGCAGCCGCGGCGATGCGCCGGCCCAGATCGCCTATATCCGTGAGGCCGAATGCATCGGCTGCACCAAATGCATCCAGGCTTGCCCGGTGGATGCCATCATTGGCGCCGCCAAGTTGATGCACACGGTGATTATCGACGAGTGCACCGGTTGCGACCTGTGTGTCGCGCCCTGCCCTGTCGACTGTATCGAAATGCGCCCACTCGCCGATGTGCTGCCTATCGTGGGTGATCTGGCGAGCAGCGACACTGAGCGGCGCGAACGTGGCCTGAAGCGCGACCGTGCACGCCGGCGTTTCGAACAGCGCAACGCGCGCCTGCAACGTGAGGAGGCCGTCAAACTCGCCGAACGCCTGGCACGGGCCAAGCGCATTGCCCCCGTGGCAGCGGCACACACCGATGCCCTTCAGGCCGCGCAGGATGCCGCGATCAAGCAAGCCAAAATCCGCGTTGCCATGAGCCGCGCTCAACTGCACAAGTCCCTGAAAGCGTTTGGGCATCCGCCGACTTTTGAGCAACAGTCGCAATTGATTATCCTGCAAAAGCAGTTCGAAGCCTCGGAGCAGGCGCTCGCCGCATTGGAAGGCAACAGCCCGCCGACGCCGCCGACCACCCAAGGCCCTGAGCTCAAGCGCGCCAAGATTCAACTGGCGATGCGCCGGGCCGAATTGAAAAAAGCCCAGGACCAACAGGCTGACGAACAGCAATTGGCACGCCTGAGCGCCGCGTTGAACGCCGCCGAGCAAACGTTGCATGATCTCGCAGCTAAGTAA
- a CDS encoding PA3496 family putative envelope integrity protein, with the protein MSTGKEQLEVDDDLVELEDDEAPAPVVEVAKTNLSKRRTIDNLLEERRLQRQLADYDFDL; encoded by the coding sequence ATGAGCACTGGCAAAGAACAACTTGAAGTCGATGACGACCTGGTGGAGTTGGAAGACGATGAGGCACCAGCGCCCGTCGTAGAGGTGGCCAAGACCAATCTGAGCAAACGCAGAACTATCGACAACCTGCTGGAAGAGCGACGCTTGCAAAGACAGTTGGCCGATTACGACTTCGATCTCTGA
- the apbC gene encoding iron-sulfur cluster carrier protein ApbC: MSAVNRAAVEAVLRQYTDPYLNQDPVTAGCVRAIEVQGDQVSVQLELGYAAGLFKKGWAQMLQIAIEGLDGVRSAKVDIQCVIAPHKAQAQIPGLANVKNVIAVASGKGGVGKSTTAANLALALAREGARVGILDADIYGPSQGVMFGIAEGTRPKVKDQKWFVPIESLGVEVMSMAFLTDDNTPMVWRGPMVSGALLQLVTQTAWGDLDYLVIDMPPGTGDIQLTLAQKVPVAGSVIVTTPQDLALLDAKKGVEMFRKVNIPVLGVVENMAVHICSNCGHAEHLFGEGGGEKLATQYGVELLASLPLSMAIREQADGGKPTVAAEPDGQIAMVYQELARHVGARIVLQEATAPAMPTITVSDD, encoded by the coding sequence ATGAGCGCCGTCAATCGCGCAGCGGTGGAAGCCGTTCTTCGCCAGTACACCGACCCCTATTTGAACCAGGACCCGGTCACGGCCGGTTGTGTGCGGGCTATCGAGGTCCAGGGTGATCAGGTCTCGGTCCAGCTCGAGCTGGGCTATGCCGCCGGCCTGTTCAAGAAGGGATGGGCGCAGATGCTGCAAATCGCCATCGAGGGCCTTGACGGTGTGCGCTCGGCCAAGGTCGATATCCAGTGCGTGATCGCGCCGCACAAGGCCCAGGCGCAGATCCCTGGTCTGGCTAACGTCAAGAATGTGATCGCCGTGGCTTCAGGCAAGGGCGGTGTGGGCAAATCCACCACCGCCGCCAACCTGGCCCTGGCCCTGGCCCGCGAAGGCGCGCGCGTGGGCATCCTGGACGCCGATATCTATGGCCCGAGCCAAGGCGTGATGTTCGGCATTGCCGAAGGCACGCGGCCGAAGGTCAAGGACCAGAAGTGGTTTGTGCCGATCGAGTCGTTGGGCGTGGAGGTCATGTCAATGGCGTTCCTGACCGACGACAACACGCCGATGGTCTGGCGCGGGCCGATGGTGTCCGGTGCGCTGCTGCAGTTGGTCACCCAGACCGCCTGGGGCGATTTGGACTACCTGGTGATCGATATGCCGCCTGGAACGGGCGACATCCAGCTGACTCTGGCGCAGAAAGTCCCGGTGGCCGGCTCGGTGATCGTCACCACGCCTCAGGACCTGGCCTTGCTGGACGCGAAGAAAGGCGTGGAGATGTTCCGCAAGGTCAACATTCCAGTGCTGGGCGTGGTGGAAAACATGGCGGTGCACATCTGCTCCAACTGCGGTCATGCCGAGCATCTGTTCGGTGAGGGCGGGGGCGAGAAGCTGGCGACTCAATACGGCGTTGAACTGCTGGCCTCGTTACCGCTGTCGATGGCGATTCGTGAACAGGCCGATGGCGGCAAGCCCACCGTGGCTGCCGAGCCCGACGGGCAGATCGCCATGGTCTACCAGGAACTGGCCCGCCATGTGGGTGCTCGAATAGTGCTGCAGGAGGCGACCGCTCCGGCGATGCCAACGATTACGGTCAGCGATGACTGA
- a CDS encoding argininosuccinate synthase: MADVNKVVLAYSGGLDTSVILKWLQDTYNCEVVTFTADLGQGEEVEPARAKAQAMGVKEIYIDDLREEFVRDFVYPMFRANTVYEGEYLLGTSIARPLIAKRLIEIANETGADAISHGATGKGNDQVRFELGAYALKPGVKVIAPWREWDLLSREKLMDYAEKHAIPIERHGKKKSPYSMDANLLHISYEGGVLEDTWTEHEEDMWKWTVSPENAPDKPQYLELTYRNGDIVALDGVEMTPATVLATLNRIGGEHGIGRLDIVENRYVGMKSRGCYETPGGTIMLRAHRAIESITLDREVAHLKDELMPKYASLIYTGYWWSPERLMLQQMIDASQAHVNGVVRLKLYKGNVIVTGRKSDESLFDANIATFEEDGGAYNQADAAGFIKLNALRMRIAANKGRKLF, from the coding sequence ATGGCCGACGTAAACAAGGTCGTTCTCGCGTATTCCGGCGGCCTGGACACTTCGGTGATCCTCAAGTGGCTGCAGGATACTTATAACTGTGAAGTGGTGACCTTCACCGCTGACCTGGGTCAGGGCGAAGAGGTCGAACCTGCACGTGCCAAGGCGCAAGCCATGGGCGTGAAAGAGATCTACATTGACGACCTGCGCGAAGAGTTCGTCCGCGATTTCGTTTATCCGATGTTTCGCGCCAATACCGTCTACGAAGGTGAGTACCTGCTCGGTACCTCCATCGCACGTCCGCTGATCGCCAAGCGCCTGATCGAAATCGCCAACGAAACCGGCGCTGATGCCATTTCCCATGGCGCCACCGGCAAGGGCAACGACCAGGTGCGTTTCGAACTGGGTGCCTACGCCCTCAAGCCCGGCGTAAAAGTGATCGCCCCTTGGCGTGAATGGGACCTTCTGTCCCGTGAAAAGCTGATGGATTACGCTGAAAAGCACGCGATCCCGATCGAGCGTCACGGCAAGAAGAAATCCCCGTACTCGATGGATGCCAACTTGCTGCACATCTCCTATGAAGGCGGCGTGCTGGAAGACACCTGGACCGAGCACGAAGAAGACATGTGGAAATGGACCGTCTCCCCGGAGAACGCTCCAGACAAGCCGCAGTACCTGGAACTGACCTACCGCAACGGCGACATCGTCGCGCTGGACGGTGTCGAGATGACACCCGCCACCGTATTGGCGACCCTGAACCGTATCGGTGGCGAACACGGCATCGGCCGTCTCGACATCGTCGAGAACCGCTATGTGGGCATGAAGTCCCGCGGCTGCTACGAAACACCGGGCGGCACCATCATGTTGCGTGCCCACCGCGCCATCGAGTCCATCACCCTGGACCGTGAAGTGGCCCACCTCAAAGATGAGTTGATGCCCAAGTACGCCAGCCTGATCTACACCGGTTACTGGTGGAGTCCTGAGCGTCTGATGCTGCAGCAGATGATCGACGCCTCCCAGGCCCACGTGAACGGCGTCGTGCGCCTGAAACTGTACAAGGGCAATGTGATCGTCACCGGTCGCAAGTCCGATGAGTCGCTGTTCGACGCCAACATTGCGACCTTCGAGGAAGATGGCGGCGCTTACAACCAGGCGGATGCAGCGGGCTTCATCAAGTTGAACGCCTTGCGCATGCGCATCGCGGCCAACAAAGGACGCAAGTTGTTCTGA
- the nth gene encoding endonuclease III, with the protein MNAAKRLEIFRRFHEDNPEPKTELAYSSPFELLIAVILSAQSTDVGVNKATAKLFPVANTPEAIYALGVEGLSEYIKTIGLYNSKAKNVIETCRLLMELHASEVPQTREALEALPGVGRKTANVVLNTAFRQLTMAVDTHIFRVSNRTGIARGKNVVEVEKQLMKFVPKPYLLDSHHWLILHGRYVCQARKPRCGSCRIEDLCEYKDKTSDD; encoded by the coding sequence ATGAATGCCGCCAAACGCCTGGAAATCTTTCGCAGGTTCCATGAAGACAATCCCGAACCCAAGACCGAACTGGCCTACTCCTCGCCGTTCGAGCTGCTGATTGCGGTGATTCTGTCGGCCCAGTCCACCGACGTGGGCGTGAACAAGGCCACGGCCAAGCTGTTTCCGGTAGCCAATACGCCGGAGGCGATTTATGCCTTGGGCGTTGAGGGGTTGTCGGAGTACATCAAGACCATCGGCCTATACAACAGCAAAGCCAAGAACGTGATCGAGACGTGCCGACTGCTCATGGAACTGCATGCCAGTGAAGTGCCGCAAACCCGAGAAGCCCTGGAGGCGTTGCCCGGCGTTGGGCGCAAGACCGCCAACGTGGTGCTCAATACCGCGTTCCGGCAGCTCACCATGGCCGTGGACACCCATATTTTTCGCGTCAGCAACCGAACCGGCATCGCGCGCGGCAAGAATGTGGTGGAGGTCGAAAAACAGCTGATGAAATTTGTGCCCAAGCCCTATCTGCTCGACTCTCACCATTGGCTGATCCTTCACGGGCGCTATGTCTGCCAGGCGCGCAAGCCCCGGTGTGGCAGTTGCAGGATCGAAGATTTATGTGAATACAAGGACAAGACATCTGACGATTGA
- the fdxA gene encoding ferredoxin FdxA translates to MTFVVTDNCIKCKYTDCVEVCPVDCFYEGPNFLVIHPDECIDCALCEPECPANAIFSEDEVPAGMENFIELNAELADVWPNITEKKDALPDAEEWDGKPGKIADLER, encoded by the coding sequence ATGACCTTCGTCGTCACCGACAACTGCATCAAGTGCAAGTACACCGACTGCGTAGAAGTGTGTCCGGTGGACTGCTTCTACGAAGGCCCGAATTTCCTGGTCATCCACCCGGACGAGTGCATCGACTGCGCCCTGTGTGAGCCAGAATGCCCGGCTAACGCCATCTTCTCCGAAGATGAAGTACCTGCGGGTATGGAGAACTTCATTGAGCTGAATGCGGAGCTGGCAGACGTCTGGCCGAACATTACAGAGAAGAAGGACGCTCTGCCCGATGCAGAGGAGTGGGATGGCAAGCCCGGTAAGATTGCTGACCTCGAACGCTGA
- a CDS encoding flagellar protein MotY, giving the protein MRQHYLALLSVFASLPAMALTFQTRLENIEWKVEGDQFECRLTQPITDFGSGEFVRRAGEQATFRLKAYNGSLGAGSATLLAAAAPWQPGRGDINLGAVRVGSGDVLFNSSQAQAGRLFTGLLEGRSPTVRHYGREGGYSEIRLLPVKFNKAYNDYQLCTAKLLPMNYDQIKQTEVGFPGGGIELDAAAKKKLSVIVAFMKADPTVNHIELNGHSDNSGNRLTNRDVSRRRALAVMDYFKANGIQESQVTLRFHGESYPLAPNTNAANRARNRRVNVQLERVAAPEKPAPQATASSNPAATS; this is encoded by the coding sequence GTGCGCCAGCATTATCTAGCCCTGCTCAGTGTGTTCGCCAGCCTGCCTGCGATGGCCCTCACGTTCCAGACACGTCTGGAGAATATTGAGTGGAAGGTGGAGGGCGACCAGTTCGAGTGCCGCCTGACCCAGCCGATCACCGATTTCGGCTCGGGTGAGTTCGTGCGCCGGGCGGGCGAGCAGGCGACATTTCGTCTGAAAGCCTATAACGGCTCGCTCGGTGCCGGCTCCGCCACGTTATTGGCCGCCGCGGCGCCCTGGCAACCGGGCCGTGGTGATATCAACCTCGGTGCGGTACGCGTGGGCAGTGGCGATGTGTTGTTCAACAGCTCCCAGGCCCAGGCCGGTCGGCTGTTCACTGGCTTGCTCGAAGGCCGCAGCCCGACCGTACGGCATTACGGTCGCGAAGGTGGCTACTCGGAAATTCGCCTGCTGCCGGTGAAGTTCAACAAGGCCTACAACGACTATCAGCTGTGTACGGCCAAGCTGCTGCCGATGAACTACGATCAGATCAAGCAGACCGAAGTCGGCTTCCCGGGCGGGGGCATCGAACTGGATGCGGCGGCCAAGAAGAAGTTGTCGGTGATTGTCGCGTTCATGAAAGCTGACCCCACCGTGAACCACATCGAGTTGAACGGCCACTCGGACAACAGCGGCAACCGCCTGACCAACCGTGATGTCTCGCGACGCCGCGCCCTGGCGGTGATGGACTACTTCAAGGCCAATGGCATTCAGGAATCGCAGGTCACCCTGCGGTTCCACGGCGAAAGCTACCCTCTGGCGCCCAACACCAATGCCGCCAACCGAGCGCGCAACCGTCGGGTCAATGTCCAGCTGGAAAGGGTGGCGGCTCCGGAGAAACCGGCGCCCCAGGCGACAGCTTCCAGCAACCCTGCAGCAACCTCATAA
- a CDS encoding response regulator transcription factor: MNKVLIVDDHPVIRLAVRMLMERHGYEVVAETDNGVDALQLAREHMPDIVILDIGIPKLDGLEVICRLASTKQAVSFKVLVLTSQAPGHFSMRCMQAGAAGYVCKQQDLTELLSAIKAVLSGYSYFPNQALNSVRSTIGNASEADMVERLSGREMMVLQQLARGKTNKEIADGMFLSNKTVSTYKTRLLLKLNARSLVDLIELAQRNGLV; encoded by the coding sequence ATGAATAAAGTGCTGATCGTGGATGATCATCCCGTCATTCGGCTTGCTGTGCGCATGCTAATGGAACGTCATGGTTATGAGGTCGTCGCCGAGACTGATAACGGTGTCGATGCGTTGCAACTTGCGCGGGAACATATGCCGGACATTGTCATCCTGGATATTGGAATTCCCAAACTCGACGGCCTTGAAGTTATTTGTCGGTTGGCGTCAACCAAGCAAGCCGTATCGTTCAAGGTGCTGGTGCTGACGTCCCAGGCGCCTGGTCATTTTTCCATGCGTTGCATGCAGGCTGGGGCAGCGGGCTACGTGTGCAAGCAGCAGGACCTGACCGAGTTGCTGAGCGCCATCAAGGCAGTGCTTTCCGGCTACAGCTACTTTCCTAACCAGGCACTCAACTCGGTGCGCTCCACCATAGGCAACGCCAGTGAGGCCGATATGGTGGAACGGTTGTCTGGGCGGGAAATGATGGTGCTGCAACAGCTTGCCCGTGGCAAGACCAACAAGGAAATCGCCGATGGCATGTTTCTCAGCAACAAAACGGTCAGCACCTATAAGACGCGCCTGCTCTTGAAGCTCAACGCCCGCTCTCTGGTCGACTTGATAGAGCTGGCCCAACGCAATGGCTTGGTGTAA